One stretch of Chitinophaga pendula DNA includes these proteins:
- a CDS encoding RNA polymerase sigma factor, producing MKGITMLTQPVNSSGNKITKRYFCTMPENARLLQLLQENEQTFMEVLFHSYFPLVCKTIYRLVQDTQTAEDLAQEVFIKIWNRRDSLHDVYFKAYLHKAAINMALDYMDKNKRRGQHMPLEESIVLTDAPSSNQSLKETNARVQKAINELPEKCREIFILSRFEEMTYRQIADTLKISVKTVENQMITALKKLRVSLQDYLATILPVAIALLLSFFAQF from the coding sequence ATGAAGGGTATTACTATGTTGACGCAGCCGGTCAATAGTAGCGGCAATAAGATTACTAAACGCTATTTTTGCACTATGCCCGAAAATGCCAGGTTGCTTCAACTTTTACAGGAAAATGAACAGACTTTTATGGAAGTCTTGTTCCACTCCTACTTTCCGCTGGTTTGTAAAACCATCTACCGATTGGTACAGGATACACAAACCGCGGAAGACCTAGCGCAGGAAGTGTTCATTAAAATATGGAATCGTCGCGATAGCCTGCATGACGTATATTTTAAAGCATACTTACATAAAGCAGCGATTAACATGGCTCTGGACTATATGGATAAAAATAAACGCCGTGGTCAACACATGCCCCTGGAAGAAAGCATCGTCCTCACAGACGCACCTTCCTCCAACCAAAGCCTGAAAGAAACCAACGCCCGTGTCCAGAAAGCTATCAATGAACTGCCGGAAAAATGCAGAGAAATATTCATCCTTAGCCGGTTTGAAGAAATGACCTACCGGCAAATCGCAGATACCTTAAAAATATCTGTTAAAACAGTAGAAAACCAGATGATCACCGCATTGAAAAAATTAAGAGTCTCCTTGCAGGATTACCTGGCCACCATACTGCCGGTAGCCATAGCACTATTATTATCATTTTTCGCACAATTCTAA